The Fastidiosipila sp. genome segment GCCAGAACCGGCAAATGCCTCTCGTTAAAGTCCGCGGATGTCATAGCCGGACAGGTCCATTTCAGCCAGGGAGCCCTCGCTCCCCATGACCCGGTCGAAGAATGCCTGGGAGCAGATCTCGATCTTGTCAAAGACATCGATGAAGCAGATCTCATCCCCCGGTTCAACCTGAATGTGCTTCCACAAAAAAGCAGGGACCGACATGCGGCCCTGGCCGTCAAACTCGCAAACGGTGGAGGCCCCCAGAACATCGCGCTTCAGTTTGCGGATTTCGTAGCCGGTGCTGGAATGGTTGAGGATTTGTTCTTTGATGAGGTCAAACTGCTCCGGCGTGTAAGCCGCCAGATAACCCTGATCGACCCCCTGGGTCACGATCAGGCTGCCATCCAGTTTTTCACGGAGCTTGGCAGGGACAATCACTCGCCCCTTGCTATCGACGGTATGGGTATAGCGCGCCATGACAAGCCTCCTCCTGCTTTGATGGCTATTCTACCACAAAACACCACTAATATGTCAATAGGTACCACTTTCCTCCACAATTGTAAACTTAATCGCACAAAAATACCGGTTTGGAACCGGTTTCAGGAAGATTTACCTGCAAAAGGAGACCGGGGCCGGAATGTTGAGGGGCCCTAGGGCGAAAGCGTGGCTGTGTGGTTCAGGGAATAGTTGAGCAGGACGCCCAGCAAAAGGAAGTTGGATATCATGGCCGACCCGCCATAGCTGATGAAAGGAAGGGGGATGCCTGTGATGGGAAGCAGGCCCACCGTCATGCCGATGTTTTCAATGAAGTGAAAGGCCACCCCGGCGATCAGGGCCACCATGATGTAGGACTCATCGGGCGAGCGCTCCACCACCCTGCCTGCCACCCGCAGGGTATGGGCGATGAAGTAGATTGCCAGCAAAATGACCAAGCTGGTGCCGATCAGGCCCAGCTGCTCCGAGATGGCGGTGAAAATAAAATCCGACTCCTTGACGGGTACGCTGACGGTCGCGCCTGTCCGGTTTCCCGCAAGTCCTCCCGAAGTGATGGCGGCCAGGGATTGTTCGATATGGTAGGAGGCGGATTTGTCATAGCCGCGGAAGAGAAAGGTCATGACCCGCTCTTTTTGGGCCGGGTTGAAGATGAATTGCCAGGAGAGGGGGAGGATGACAAAAATGGTTCCTGCCATGGTCAGGATGATGGTCCGCCAACGGACTCCCCAGACAAAGGTGGTACAAATAAACATGAAGATCAGGACCAGGCTGGTTCCCAGATCGGGCTCAGTGACGATGAAGAGCAGGGGAACTCCATATAGCAGGCCGATGCGCAAAAAGCCCCGGCCGGCTGACAGCTCGCCCCGCTTCATGGCGGCAAAGACCGGCCCGGTCATCATGGCCGCGCCAATCTTGGCCAGCTCCGATGGCTGAAAGGAGCCAAAGAGAGGAATCCGGATCCAGCTGTCCGCACCCGCCACGGGCCGGTAGCCATCAATCTTGACCACCAGAAGCAGGATCAGGCTGACAAAGTAGACAACTCCGCCGATCAGCCGCATGGCGGGCGGCTCAAAAAGACAGAGAATGAAGGCCGCCACCAGGCCCAGGAGTACCGCCGCCATCTGCTTGTAGAAATTCATGGGATAGTCGAAGATGACCGCTCCGTAACCCTTTGAAAGGACGCTGTTGAGAACAGTCAGGCCGATGATAACCAGAGCCAGCACAGGAACCAGCATGCGGTAGTCCAGCAGGCGGAAGAAACGGTCGGCACGCGACTGCTTCAGGTCCCCGCCGATCCGCTGGATGGCCTGGTCGGTCCACTTCATGGCCTTGCCGTTTTGACCTCGCCCGGGTCGGAATCATCGGCAGCCGAATACTCGGGCAGCTGACCGGACCCGGCCTGCATGGCCGCGATCAGACGCTGGCGCTTTGCGTCCCTGGCCCGGGACACGATGAAGGCAAGGATTGAACCGGCCACCATGATGGCGGACAAAAGCTGGGAGATCCTGACGGTCTGGCCGAATACCTCGAATACCAGGGAATCGGTTCGCACGCCCTCAACGAAGAAACGAACGATTCCGTAAAGGAAGAAATAGGCCAGAACCGTGGTCCAGGGGCGCTTTTGCCGCTTATGGACGGCGAGCAGGATGCCGAAAATGATCATGTTGGCAACAAACTCGTAAAGAAAAGTGGGATGAACCGGCAAGTGGGGATCCAAACCCGGCAAGGGGTTGGCCGGATCGGGATTCAGGGCCGCCAGGCCCCGCCTCGTTCCCTCGCTGATCATGCCCCAGGGCAGGCGGGTGTTGGTCCCGAAAGCTTCCTGGTTGAAAAAATTTCCCCAGCGCCCGATCCCCTGACCCAGGGGAATCAGGACGGCCAGATAATCGTAAATGCGGTGAAGCTTGGTCCGCTTGATCCGGGCGGCGATGGCCACGGCCAGCATGCCGCCGATCACGCCGCCGTAAAAGGCCAGTCCCCCCTGGCGCAGGTCGAAGATGGCAGCAAGAGAGCCCTTGAATTGATTCCACTCAAAGGCCACATAATAGATTCTGGATCCGATCAGGATCAGGGGAATCATCCACAGGAAGTAATCCAGGATGTCGTCAGTGGAAAAACCGTATTTCCCGGCCCGGATCAAGGCGATGGCGATGCAGACCACAATGGCGATGGTAAAAATCAGACCGTACCAGAAGACGGTCAGCTGACGGCCGAAGAGGTTGAAGGAAAAGGCTTCCCGGTTGACGGTCAGGTTCTCAATGCCCAGCCCGGGAAAGGAGACCTGGTACTGCAAAAGGCAACGCATAATCTACCTCCGAAACAGGTTAATCTTATCATAACCCATGCAGGGAGCGGACAATTTCGATATCCTGCGCAATCCGGCTCTTGAGTTCATCAAGCGATTCAAAACGGACTTCGTCGCGGATAAAGGATAAAAATGCCACCTCCAGGGGCTGGCCGTAAAGGACCCCGTCAAAGCCATAAAGGAAGGACTCAACCAGCAGCTCCCGGTGCTCACGGTGGACCGAGGGAGCCAGGCCCACGCTTGTGACGGCCGGGAACTCCTTCTCCCCGGCACGGACCCGGCTGGCGTAGACACCGCGCCTGATCAGGGCGGAGCGGACGGGGTAAGGGATGTTGGCGGTGGGAAATCCGATCGACGAACCGATCCGGCGGCCCTGGATCACCGTGCCCGAAAGACGGAAGAGCCGTGTCATCATGGCCGCGGCTTTTTCCATTTCCCCGGCCGCCAGCAGGCAGCGGATCCTGGAACTCGACACCTTGGCACCCTCCCAAAGGACATCCTCGACAATCAGGGGCTGGAGCGCGTGGCTGGAAGCGTAGTCTTCAAGAAAATCAGCGTCACCCCGGCCCTGCCAGCCAAAATGACCGTCTTCCCCCATGGCAAGCAGCCGCCCGCCCAGCCGCTTGGCGATGACCTCTTCCAGAAAATCGGCCGGAGACAAGCTCAAAAAGCTGTCGGTCAGCGGAGCCAGAAAAACCTCCCTGACGCCGGCTTGCTTCAGGGCAGCCAGTTTTTCCTCTTCCGACATGATGAAAGCGTGGCCCAGGGGCTTGCGGTCAAAACCGAAACCGCCCTCATAGGAAAAAGTCAGGGCGGCAGGAATCAGGTTCGCCTCCCGGCATTTTTCAAGCAGGGACCGGATCAGGGCCTGATGACCCAGATGGACGCCGTCGAAGACACCCAGGGCGATTCCCCGTTCTTTTTTGCTGACACCTTCCAGGCCACGAAATACCTTCAAGACAAAAATCCCTTCTCTACAATTCTTGCGGCCGGACAAAGACCCGGCGGGCCCGCAAAAGGCCATCTTCTTCCCGGGTGGCGGCAGCGATCAGGCGGCCCTCCAGCCTGCAGGCCAGCCAATGGACATCAGGGGGCGGCGACAGCCGGCCGGCTTCGCCGGAAGGCGCGGCAACAGCTTCCTCACTGCAGGCAATCTGCCGCCCATGGGCCAGGTCCAGCGCTTCTTTTCGAGTGAGTTCCAGCCCGGGCCAGCCCCGAAAGGCCTCGCCGACCGGGCGCAGGAAGTCTGTCCAGCCATCTGCCAGCGAATCCAGCTGGCAGGCCATGGAAAGATCGAAATGACCTGCTGCCAGACGTACCAGCCAGGCCGCATGGGCCGGGCAGGCAACAAGCTCTCCCAGCCGGCCGGCCAGGGAGCGGATGTAGGTGCCGGCGCTGACCAGAAATTCAACCGTTACCAGCGGGTAGCCGGCCTCATCGGGTTCGACGCCCAGAAGGGCCGCCTCATGCACGGTGACCTGCCGGACGGGCCGCTCCACTTCCAGCCCCTCCCGGGCGTAGCGGTAGAGGGGTTTACCTTTGACCTTGACGGCCGAGTAAAGGGGAGCCTGCTGCGAACGGATGGCCGTCAGGGAGTTGACAGCCTCCTTCAGGCGGGCTGACGCCCCCCTGTCTTTTTCATCCAGAAAGGAGCGCCAACGGGAGGGATCAGCTGCCTCTTCCGTCACCTGCCCCTGGGAGTCCAGGGTGGAGGTGGTGTAGCCCAGCCTGATGCCGCACCGGTAGCGCTTGGCCCAGTTGAGCATGAAGCCGGCCGCTGCCGTCGCCCGGCCTGTGCAGACGGGCAGGACCCCCGTCGCAAAAGGATCCAGGGTGCCCGTATGGCCGACGCGCCGGATGCCGGAGATGCGGCGCACCCGCGCGACCACGTCAGCTGAGGTCATGCCCGCTTCCTTGTTGACAATCAGGATTCCCTCGGCCGGTTCGGTCATGCCTGGGCTGCTTCCTTCATGCAGGCTTTGAGCTGGGCTTCCGCCTGATCTGCCAGAAGCTCTTCTGCCTCCTGCAGGGACATCCCCTGGAGGGTCATGCCGGCTGCCTTGACATGGCCGCCGCCGCCGAAGCG includes the following:
- a CDS encoding FtsW/RodA/SpoVE family cell cycle protein, yielding MKWTDQAIQRIGGDLKQSRADRFFRLLDYRMLVPVLALVIIGLTVLNSVLSKGYGAVIFDYPMNFYKQMAAVLLGLVAAFILCLFEPPAMRLIGGVVYFVSLILLLVVKIDGYRPVAGADSWIRIPLFGSFQPSELAKIGAAMMTGPVFAAMKRGELSAGRGFLRIGLLYGVPLLFIVTEPDLGTSLVLIFMFICTTFVWGVRWRTIILTMAGTIFVILPLSWQFIFNPAQKERVMTFLFRGYDKSASYHIEQSLAAITSGGLAGNRTGATVSVPVKESDFIFTAISEQLGLIGTSLVILLAIYFIAHTLRVAGRVVERSPDESYIMVALIAGVAFHFIENIGMTVGLLPITGIPLPFISYGGSAMISNFLLLGVLLNYSLNHTATLSP
- the lgt gene encoding prolipoprotein diacylglyceryl transferase — its product is MRCLLQYQVSFPGLGIENLTVNREAFSFNLFGRQLTVFWYGLIFTIAIVVCIAIALIRAGKYGFSTDDILDYFLWMIPLILIGSRIYYVAFEWNQFKGSLAAIFDLRQGGLAFYGGVIGGMLAVAIAARIKRTKLHRIYDYLAVLIPLGQGIGRWGNFFNQEAFGTNTRLPWGMISEGTRRGLAALNPDPANPLPGLDPHLPVHPTFLYEFVANMIIFGILLAVHKRQKRPWTTVLAYFFLYGIVRFFVEGVRTDSLVFEVFGQTVRISQLLSAIMVAGSILAFIVSRARDAKRQRLIAAMQAGSGQLPEYSAADDSDPGEVKTARP
- the ribF gene encoding riboflavin biosynthesis protein RibF — its product is MKVFRGLEGVSKKERGIALGVFDGVHLGHQALIRSLLEKCREANLIPAALTFSYEGGFGFDRKPLGHAFIMSEEEKLAALKQAGVREVFLAPLTDSFLSLSPADFLEEVIAKRLGGRLLAMGEDGHFGWQGRGDADFLEDYASSHALQPLIVEDVLWEGAKVSSSRIRCLLAAGEMEKAAAMMTRLFRLSGTVIQGRRIGSSIGFPTANIPYPVRSALIRRGVYASRVRAGEKEFPAVTSVGLAPSVHREHRELLVESFLYGFDGVLYGQPLEVAFLSFIRDEVRFESLDELKSRIAQDIEIVRSLHGL
- the truB gene encoding tRNA pseudouridine(55) synthase TruB, whose product is MTEPAEGILIVNKEAGMTSADVVARVRRISGIRRVGHTGTLDPFATGVLPVCTGRATAAAGFMLNWAKRYRCGIRLGYTTSTLDSQGQVTEEAADPSRWRSFLDEKDRGASARLKEAVNSLTAIRSQQAPLYSAVKVKGKPLYRYAREGLEVERPVRQVTVHEAALLGVEPDEAGYPLVTVEFLVSAGTYIRSLAGRLGELVACPAHAAWLVRLAAGHFDLSMACQLDSLADGWTDFLRPVGEAFRGWPGLELTRKEALDLAHGRQIACSEEAVAAPSGEAGRLSPPPDVHWLACRLEGRLIAAATREEDGLLRARRVFVRPQEL